A section of the Heliangelus exortis chromosome 27, bHelExo1.hap1, whole genome shotgun sequence genome encodes:
- the LOC139787865 gene encoding protein S100-A12-like: MKTDLELALECIINIYHQYAIKNPLDDYLSKNEFSELLKETAQPFLRNTLPANTSVDDYINKLFTKADGNHDGRLKFTEFLTTLNLVVIEAHKRSHQGHDHGHGKDHSHDHDHGH; encoded by the exons ATGAAAACCGACCTGGAGCTCGCCTTGGAATGCATCATCAACATCTACCACCAGTACGCCATCAAGAACCCCCTGGATGACTACCTGAGCAAGAACGAGTTCTCCGAGCTGCTGAAGGAGACTGCCCAACCATTCCTCCGCAACACCCTCCCA GCTAACACCTCTGTAGATGACTACATCAACAAGCTCTTCACCAAAGCTGATGGCAACCACGACGGGCGCCTGAAGTTCACTGAGTTCCTGACCACCCTGAATCTTGTAGTCATTGAGGCTCACAAGAGGTCCCACCAAGGCCATGACCATGGGCACGGCAAGGACCACAGTCATGACCATGACCACGGCCACTGA
- the LOC139787758 gene encoding protein S100-A4-like, with product MASPLEQSLAVMVSTFHKYSGKEGDKYKLSKTELKEMLMKELPSFSRQTSEASLQQLMSHLDSNSDSEVDFQEYVTFLACMAMMCNDFFQDYPDKMPHKK from the exons ATGGCATCCCCACTGGAGCAGTCCCTGGCAGTCATGGTCTCCACCTTCCACAAGTactcagggaaggaaggagacaaaTACAAGCTGAGCAAGACAGAGCTCAAGGAGATGCTCATGAAGGAGCTGCCCAGCTTCAGT AGGCAAACCAGTGAGGCCAGCTTACAGCAGCTCATGAGCCACCTGGACAGCAACAGTGACAGTGAGGTGGATTTCCAAGAGTATGTGACCTTTCTGGCCTGCATGGCCATGATGTGCAACGACTTCTTCCAGGACTACCCTGACAAGATGCCCCACAAGAAATGA
- the CHTOP gene encoding chromatin target of PRMT1 protein isoform X3, with translation MAAQSAPKVVLKSTTKMSLNERFTNMLKNKQPMPVNIRATMQQQQQLASARNRRLAQQMENRPSVQAALKLKQRNVLTLGFWIC, from the exons ATGGCTGCACAGTCAGCACCGAAGGTTGTGCTAAAGAGCACCACCAAGATGTCTCTGAACGAGCG CTTCACTAACATGCTGAAGAACAAACAGCCGATGCCAGTGAATATTCGGGCTaccatgcagcagcagcagcagctggccaGTGCCAGAAACAGAAGACTGGCCCAGCAGATGGAGAACAGACCTTCTGTCCAAGCTGCCTTGAAGCTTAAACAG agaaatgttCTCACTCTGGGTTTCTGGATCTGCTGA
- the S100A7 gene encoding protein S100-A7 produces the protein MSASTTSKAETQKFPGNCTLEKALDTIVNVYHRYSIRESELDLLSFNDFNTLMKEQAPNFLQVCDRNRSGYLKQLFQETDLNKDKELTFEEFVIVLAKVTDDAHRISHGQDRCGPDRD, from the exons ATGTCTGCAAGCACAACCTCCAAAGCAGAGACTCAGAAGTTCCCTGGAAACTGCACCCTGGAAAAGGCCTTGGACACCATTGTGAATGTCTACCACCGTTACAGCATCCGGGAGAGCGAGCTCGACCTCCTCAGCTTCAATGACTTCAATACCCTGATGAAGGAGCAGGCACCAAACTTCCTGCAAGTCTGT GACAGGAACCGTTCTGGCTACCTGAAGCAGCTCTTCCAGGAGACAGACTTAAACAAGGACAAAGAGCTGACTTTTGAGGAGTTTGTCATCGTCTTGGCCAAGGTGACCGATGACGCCCATCGCATCAGCCACGGGCAGGACCGCTGCGGGCCAGACAGGGACTGA
- the S100A13 gene encoding protein S100-A13, with amino-acid sequence MATGELTELELAIEKIVTTFFTYAGKEGRKGTLTTSEFKELVQLQLPNLMKDVPSLEEKMKELDVNNDEELRFGEYWRLIGELAKAMRRERAGKK; translated from the exons ATGGCCACGGGGGAGCTGACAGAGCTGGAATTGGCCATCGAGAAGATCGTCACCACCTTCTTCACCTACGCAGGGAAGGAGGGCAGGAAGGGCACACTGACCACCAGTGAATTCAAGGAACTggtccagctccagctgcccaaCCTGATGAAG gatgtcccctccctggaggagAAGATGAAGGAGCTGGATGTGAACAATGACGAGGAGCTGAGGTTCGGGGAGTACTGGCGGCTGATCGGGGAACTGGCGAAGGCCAtgaggagggagagagcagggaagaagtga
- the LOC139787756 gene encoding protein S100-A4-like, whose amino-acid sequence MGSHSSLGKNEVQVKPKSPEGMGLSYKCPPGPSPSTPTPHCCPIGANLRLAMACPLEQALAVMVSTFHKYSGKEGDKYKLSKMEFKELLSKELPVFGSKQMDEGEFKRLMNDLDHNKDSEVDFKEYVCFLACITMGFNEFFKDAPAKQPRRM is encoded by the exons ATGGGATCACACAGCTCGTTAGGCAAAAATGAGGTGCAGGTGAAACCGAAAAGCCCAGAGGGGATGGGGCTGAGCTATAAATGTCCCCCAGgacccagccccagcaccccaacTCCTCACTGCTGCCCCATTGGTGCCAACCTCAG GCTAGCCATGGCGTGTCCCCTGGAGCAGGCGTTGGCTGTGATGGTCTCCACCTTCCACAAGTACTCGGGGAAGGAAGGGGACAAGTACAAGCTGAGCAAGATGGAGTtcaaggagctgctgagcaagGAGCTGCCTGTCTTTGGGAGT aaacaaatggATGAGGGGGAGTTCAAGAGGCTGATGAACGACTTGGACCACAACAAGGACAGCGAGGTGGACTTCAAGGAGTACGTTTGCTTCCTGGCTTGCATCACCATGGGCTTCAACGAGTTCTTCAAGGATGCCCCAGCCAAGCAGCCCCGCAGGATGTga
- the S100A1 gene encoding protein S100-A1 isoform X2 — translation MASQLEGAMETLINVFHHYSGKEGDKYKLSKKELKELLQSELGCFLETQKDTGAVEKIMQDLDENGDGEVDFQEYVVLVAALTVACNTFFWENA, via the exons ATGGCGTCACAGCTGGAAGGGGCCATGGAGACACTCATCAATGTCTTTCACCATTACTCGGGCAAAGAAGGGGACAAGTACAAGCTGAGCAAGAaggagctgaaggagctgctgcagagcgAGCTGGGCTGCTTCCTGGAG ACCCAGAAGGACACAGGTGCTGTGGAGAAGATCATGCAGGACCTGGATGAGAACGGTGACGGGGAGGTGGACTTCCAGGAGTACGTGGTCCTGGTGGCCGCCCTCACTGTGGCCTGCAACACCTTCTTCTGGGAGAACGCCTGA
- the S100A1 gene encoding protein S100-A1 isoform X1, whose translation MAAPSRAAAAQLGRWHSPTSPEGVDGSCPLLSHAGDTPQTTAMASQLEGAMETLINVFHHYSGKEGDKYKLSKKELKELLQSELGCFLETQKDTGAVEKIMQDLDENGDGEVDFQEYVVLVAALTVACNTFFWENA comes from the exons ATGGCAGCTCCGTCACgggcagctgctgcccaacTGGGCAGGTGGCACAGCCCGACGTCCCCGGAAGGGGTGGACGGATCCTGCCCGCTGCTGAGCCACGCCGGGGACACCCCACAGA CCACAGCGATGGCGTCACAGCTGGAAGGGGCCATGGAGACACTCATCAATGTCTTTCACCATTACTCGGGCAAAGAAGGGGACAAGTACAAGCTGAGCAAGAaggagctgaaggagctgctgcagagcgAGCTGGGCTGCTTCCTGGAG ACCCAGAAGGACACAGGTGCTGTGGAGAAGATCATGCAGGACCTGGATGAGAACGGTGACGGGGAGGTGGACTTCCAGGAGTACGTGGTCCTGGTGGCCGCCCTCACTGTGGCCTGCAACACCTTCTTCTGGGAGAACGCCTGA
- the S100A14 gene encoding protein S100-A14, with protein MGQCNCRKKRKDCQELTDVERAIETVINQFHCYAVKGQKEYLTPNEMQELVVQKLPHLGKCVGPLEEKIECMGDPDEAKLEFGEYWDMMGDAAKGCRRK; from the exons atgGGCCAATGCAACTGCCGCAAGAAGCGCAAG GACTGCCAGGAGCTCACTGACGTGGAGCGAGCCATCGAGACCGTCATCAACCAATTCCACTGCTACGCAGTGAAGGGACAGAAGGAGTATCTGACACCCAACGAGatgcaggagctggtggtgcAGAAACTGCCCCACCTGGGCAAG TGCGTTGGACCACTGGAAGAGAAGATCGAATGCATGGGAGATCCTGATGAGGCCAAGTTGGAGTTTGGAGAATACTGGGACATGATGGGGGACGCGGCCAAGGGCTGCAGGAGAAAGTAG
- the S100A16 gene encoding protein S100-A16: protein MQAGMPECTELEWAVQVLVNNFDKYSSRRCCCKKPRRISKKEFRKMLSCELNHMLTDTGNRRAADKLICDLDENKDGRISFEEYWTLIGGIASPIAQIIRQQEMSVKLTK from the exons ATGCAGGCAGGGATGCCAGAATGCACGGAGCTGGAATGGGCCGTCCAGGTCCTGGTGAACAACTTTGACAAATACTCGAGCCGCCGGTGCTGCTGCAAGAAGCCGCGGCGCATCAGCAAGAAGGAATTCCGCAAGATGCTGAGCTGTGAGCTCAACCACATGCTGACG GACACCGGGAACCGCCGCGCCGCCGATAAACTCATCTGTGACCTGGATGAGAACAAGGACGGGCGCATCAGCTTTGAGGAGTACTGGACCTTGATAGGTGGCATCGCCAGCCCCATCGCCCAGATCATCCGCCAGCAGGAGATGAGCGTCAAGCTCACCAAGTAG